A section of the Streptomyces sp. Je 1-369 genome encodes:
- a CDS encoding acetylglutamate kinase translates to MSTMPQTPHGSHRPPATTTVVKLGGSCLDTLDDPWWDDLARLARERPLILVHGWSRPLQQLDPRHRPPSAMLRDRYGNQSRWTTPQVLDDIKTVSAALSEEIRHKLRTRAVTTRRLLGSDGMISAGPAERLWWRDRELVELDNLVGPPIGVNPAPLRHAQPGHIPLLTPLARNPSGQEVNTDADRAAAAVAAAVAATDLVLVTDVSHLMVDGRPVGRISAKTAAVLRDTIATGGMRKKLRAADEALGRGVERVVIGNGLLSHLLTADADADADVGTVIARG, encoded by the coding sequence ATGAGCACGATGCCGCAGACGCCGCACGGGTCGCACAGGCCGCCCGCGACCACGACCGTGGTCAAGCTCGGCGGGAGCTGCCTGGACACCCTCGACGACCCCTGGTGGGACGACCTGGCCCGCCTGGCACGGGAACGCCCGCTCATCCTCGTCCACGGCTGGTCACGCCCGCTGCAGCAGCTCGACCCGCGCCATCGCCCGCCATCGGCGATGCTGCGCGACCGCTACGGCAACCAGAGCCGCTGGACCACGCCACAGGTCCTCGACGACATCAAGACCGTCAGCGCGGCACTGAGCGAAGAAATCCGGCACAAGCTGCGCACGCGCGCCGTCACCACCCGACGGCTGCTCGGCAGCGACGGAATGATCAGCGCGGGCCCGGCCGAGCGCCTGTGGTGGCGGGACAGGGAGCTCGTCGAACTCGACAACCTCGTCGGACCCCCCATCGGCGTGAACCCCGCGCCGCTGCGGCACGCACAGCCGGGCCACATCCCTCTCCTGACCCCGCTGGCACGCAACCCCTCGGGACAGGAGGTCAACACCGACGCCGACCGGGCCGCCGCCGCGGTCGCCGCCGCCGTCGCCGCCACGGACCTGGTCCTCGTCACCGACGTCAGCCACCTGATGGTCGACGGAAGGCCCGTCGGCCGTATCTCCGCCAAGACCGCGGCCGTCTTGCGCGACACCATCGCCACCGGCGGAATGCGCAAGAAGCTGCGCGCCGCAGACGAAGCACTGGGGCGCGGCGTCGAGCGAGTCGTCATCGGCAACGGACTCCTGTCCCACCTGCTCACCGCCGACGCCGACGCCGACGCCGACGTCGGCACCGTCATCGCCCGAGGCTGA
- a CDS encoding type 1 glutamine amidotransferase has translation MLHPRVLIVDNGTLSLTQLRRCLEELGSHTDTVNATSVPSRLRGRHQAIVLSGTKVRAHDRKHYAPLIDLVLCADVPVLGICGGMHILAVAAGGRLEVGPQRVGRSQVHVDPAEPLFTHVRPTVTLFQRHTLYVREPPQGFRVIGRSAQAPVEFLRSEDGRLIGSQSHLEYRSDGRNILRGFTHLYA, from the coding sequence GTGCTCCACCCCCGCGTCCTGATCGTCGACAACGGAACACTGTCACTGACGCAACTGCGCCGATGCCTGGAAGAGCTGGGATCACACACGGACACCGTGAACGCGACCTCGGTGCCCTCCCGGCTCCGGGGCCGCCATCAAGCGATCGTGCTGAGCGGCACCAAAGTGCGCGCCCACGACCGCAAGCACTACGCACCCCTCATCGACCTCGTCCTGTGCGCCGATGTCCCCGTGCTCGGCATCTGCGGCGGAATGCACATCCTCGCCGTCGCCGCGGGCGGCCGCCTGGAGGTCGGCCCCCAGCGCGTCGGACGCAGCCAGGTACACGTCGACCCGGCAGAACCCCTGTTCACGCATGTGCGGCCGACGGTGACCCTGTTCCAGCGACACACCCTGTATGTGCGGGAGCCTCCCCAGGGCTTCCGGGTCATCGGCCGCTCCGCGCAGGCTCCCGTGGAGTTCCTCCGCTCCGAGGACGGCCGACTCATCGGCTCGCAGTCCCATCTGGAATACCGGAGCGACGGCCGGAACATCCTGCGTGGCTTCACGCACCTCTACGCGTAG
- the htpG gene encoding molecular chaperone HtpG, protein MGSSVETMEFQAETRQLLRLVIHSIYSNKDIFLRELISNASDALDKLRLASLTDDGLADTDTADLHIALEVDTDARTLTVRDNGIGMTRDDLVELIGTIAKSGTAGLLEKVKETKDAATAESLIGQFGVGFYSAFMVADKVTLRTRRAGTDSGTQWESDGEGTYDLQTIDGLPTGTSVTLHLKPADSEDGLADYLSESKIRQIVKRYSDFIRWPIRMATERTDTEGATTRDIDTLNSMKALWARPRTEVTEDEYSEFYQQISHDWQAPAETIHMRAEGTFEYEALLFIPSQAPFDLFSRETKRGVQLYVKRVFIMDDCEALMPNYLRFVKGVVDAHDLSLNVSREILQHDRQIRGVRRRLVKKVLGALKAMQSKDAERYAKLWEQFGRALKEGLLEDTDNTETLLELVSAASTHDPEETTTLREYVGRMKDGQDAIYYLTGENRAMVENSPHMEAFAAKGYEVLILTDPIDEVWVDQVPAFDGHRLQSIAKGQVDLDDSTDTDGEKETDAAKAQREQDFAALLPWLTTTLSEHVKQVRLSSRLTTSAACIVGDAHDVTPTLEKMYRAMGQQMPPVKRILELNPAHPLVTALRTAHDANADDPALAEIAELIYGSALLAEGGELPDPARFTRLLTARLTGTL, encoded by the coding sequence ATGGGTAGCAGTGTCGAGACGATGGAGTTCCAGGCCGAGACCCGCCAGTTGCTGCGACTGGTGATTCACTCGATCTACTCGAACAAGGACATCTTCCTGCGCGAGCTGATCTCGAACGCCTCCGACGCCCTGGACAAGCTGCGGCTGGCATCGCTGACCGACGACGGCCTCGCCGATACGGACACCGCCGACCTGCACATCGCGCTGGAGGTCGACACCGACGCCCGCACGCTGACCGTCCGGGACAACGGGATCGGCATGACCCGGGACGATCTCGTGGAGCTGATCGGGACGATCGCCAAGTCCGGCACCGCCGGTCTGCTGGAGAAGGTCAAGGAGACCAAGGACGCCGCCACCGCCGAGAGCCTGATCGGGCAGTTCGGCGTCGGCTTCTACTCGGCGTTCATGGTCGCCGACAAGGTCACCCTGCGCACCCGGCGGGCCGGCACTGATTCCGGCACCCAGTGGGAGTCCGACGGCGAGGGCACCTACGACCTCCAGACCATCGACGGTCTGCCGACGGGCACCTCGGTCACCCTGCACCTCAAGCCGGCCGACAGCGAGGACGGGCTCGCCGACTACCTGTCCGAGTCGAAGATCCGCCAGATCGTCAAGCGGTACTCGGACTTCATCCGCTGGCCGATCCGAATGGCCACCGAGCGCACCGACACAGAGGGCGCCACCACCCGCGACATCGACACGCTCAACTCGATGAAGGCCCTGTGGGCGCGTCCGCGCACCGAGGTGACCGAGGACGAGTACAGCGAGTTCTACCAGCAGATCAGCCACGACTGGCAGGCTCCGGCCGAGACGATCCACATGCGCGCCGAAGGCACCTTCGAGTACGAGGCGCTGCTGTTCATCCCCTCGCAGGCGCCCTTCGACCTGTTCTCCCGAGAGACCAAGCGCGGCGTACAGCTGTACGTCAAGCGGGTGTTCATCATGGACGACTGCGAAGCGCTCATGCCCAACTACCTGCGCTTCGTCAAGGGTGTCGTGGACGCGCACGACCTGTCGCTCAACGTCTCCCGCGAGATCCTCCAGCACGACCGCCAGATCCGCGGCGTCCGCCGGCGCCTGGTCAAGAAGGTCCTCGGCGCCCTCAAGGCCATGCAGTCCAAGGACGCCGAGCGTTACGCGAAGCTGTGGGAGCAGTTCGGCCGGGCGCTCAAGGAAGGCCTGCTCGAGGACACCGACAACACCGAGACGCTGCTGGAACTTGTGTCTGCCGCCTCCACCCACGACCCGGAAGAGACCACCACACTGCGCGAGTACGTCGGGCGCATGAAGGATGGCCAGGACGCCATCTACTACCTGACCGGCGAGAACCGCGCGATGGTGGAGAACTCCCCGCACATGGAAGCCTTCGCCGCCAAGGGGTATGAAGTCCTGATCCTCACCGACCCCATCGACGAGGTATGGGTGGACCAGGTCCCCGCCTTCGACGGCCACCGCCTGCAGTCCATCGCCAAGGGCCAGGTCGACCTCGACGACTCCACCGACACCGACGGCGAGAAGGAAACCGACGCCGCCAAGGCCCAGCGCGAGCAGGACTTCGCCGCGCTGCTGCCCTGGTTGACCACCACCCTGTCCGAACACGTCAAGCAGGTCCGCCTGTCCTCACGCCTGACCACCTCGGCGGCCTGCATCGTCGGCGACGCCCACGACGTGACTCCGACCCTGGAGAAGATGTACCGGGCCATGGGCCAGCAGATGCCCCCGGTCAAGCGGATCCTGGAACTCAACCCCGCACACCCGCTCGTCACGGCCCTGCGCACGGCACACGACGCCAATGCCGACGACCCCGCACTGGCGGAGATCGCCGAACTGATCTACGGCAGCGCGCTGCTCGCAGAAGGCGGCGAGCTGCCTGACCCGGCCCGCTTCACTCGGCTGCTCACCGCCCGCCTGACCGGCACGTTGTAA
- a CDS encoding type III effector protein — MTAADQPSTARTDAHSPASFLAAAAALTVIDGALRDAQHETPDAVGPGPEQALATLMLLRQVREQLAGWETGLIETARDAGASWADLAAPLGVASRQAAERRYLRGRPGAVGTTGEQRVTATRRARAADRATATWARAHAADLRRLAAQITALDNLAPEACSAQTALHTALGATDAADLVTPLVGMRPYLGARHTGLAASLDALEDRRTTTVDDG; from the coding sequence GTGACCGCAGCCGACCAGCCGTCCACGGCCCGTACCGATGCCCACAGCCCGGCGTCCTTCCTCGCCGCCGCGGCGGCTCTCACCGTCATCGACGGCGCGCTGCGCGACGCCCAGCACGAGACTCCCGACGCCGTCGGCCCCGGTCCCGAACAGGCGCTGGCCACCCTGATGTTGCTGCGGCAGGTGCGCGAGCAGCTCGCCGGCTGGGAGACCGGCCTGATCGAAACAGCCCGTGACGCGGGCGCCAGCTGGGCCGACCTTGCCGCCCCCCTCGGCGTGGCCAGCCGCCAGGCCGCCGAACGGCGCTACCTGCGCGGCCGCCCCGGCGCCGTCGGCACCACCGGCGAACAGCGCGTGACGGCCACCCGCCGGGCCAGGGCCGCCGACCGCGCCACGGCCACCTGGGCCCGGGCCCACGCCGCCGACCTGCGCCGCCTCGCCGCACAGATCACCGCACTCGACAACCTCGCACCTGAGGCGTGCTCAGCCCAGACCGCCCTGCACACCGCTCTCGGCGCCACCGACGCCGCCGACCTCGTCACGCCCCTGGTCGGCATGCGCCCCTATCTCGGTGCGCGCCACACCGGCTTGGCGGCATCCCTGGACGCCCTCGAAGACCGGCGCACGACGACAGTCGACGACGGCTGA
- a CDS encoding calcium-binding protein, with translation MRIHRTIAATATATLALTLGTVALAASTAQAAPSTASVVVEDGELWYKAAAGQQNQVTVDEKIDHRGEHDSYYVLTFHDRYDISISADAAEGDECAYPEEGDRTAVRCAVKIPENSDDSDSYDIDLGDLNDTATLAPDSQAWAGIYGGKGNDVIKASESALLHGGEGDDRLDGGGGPMGFGPWGDAGNDTLTHCSQDCFGGPGNDSLTGTGEANTLHGEDGNDVLHGQAGADVLYGGKGNDKLYGEAGDDTLWGNSGDDVLWGGTGTDKLSGGPGRNEVHQD, from the coding sequence ATGCGCATTCACCGGACCATCGCAGCCACCGCCACCGCCACCCTCGCTCTGACGCTCGGCACGGTCGCCTTAGCGGCGTCGACGGCCCAGGCCGCCCCGTCCACCGCCTCCGTCGTCGTCGAGGACGGCGAGCTCTGGTACAAGGCGGCAGCCGGTCAGCAGAACCAGGTGACGGTCGACGAAAAGATCGACCACCGCGGTGAGCACGACTCCTACTACGTCCTCACCTTCCACGACCGGTACGACATCTCCATCTCCGCCGACGCGGCGGAGGGGGACGAGTGCGCGTACCCCGAGGAGGGCGACCGCACCGCCGTGCGGTGCGCGGTCAAGATCCCGGAGAACTCCGACGACTCCGACAGCTACGACATCGACCTCGGCGACCTGAACGACACCGCGACCCTCGCGCCCGACAGCCAGGCGTGGGCCGGGATCTACGGCGGCAAGGGGAACGATGTCATCAAGGCGTCGGAGTCCGCGCTCCTGCACGGCGGCGAGGGCGACGACCGCCTCGACGGCGGTGGCGGCCCGATGGGCTTCGGCCCGTGGGGCGATGCCGGGAACGACACCCTCACCCACTGCAGCCAGGACTGCTTCGGCGGCCCCGGCAACGACTCCCTGACCGGCACCGGCGAGGCGAACACCCTGCACGGCGAGGACGGCAACGACGTACTGCACGGCCAGGCCGGCGCCGACGTCCTCTACGGCGGCAAGGGCAACGACAAGCTGTACGGCGAGGCGGGCGACGACACGCTGTGGGGCAACAGCGGCGACGACGTCCTGTGGGGTGGCACAGGCACCGACAAGCTCTCCGGCGGTCCGGGCCGCAACGAAGTCCACCAGGACTGA
- a CDS encoding S1 family peptidase, with product MLVASSVLSSTPASAVIGGSKSTYGPWAVRMLVDGKPACTGTAVARQWILTASHCFYEQAQPVADKRISFRVGHLDMRRGTTVRPLPGKRVGSSHADMMLVKVPPMNVRTAQLSTVGVHRGQAVRQYGWGATCTTDESACQSPVLKQSDLKVVRADDPLCAGHTAPGGPDFCMKKVSGIPAGGDSGGPVMTIGPRGTETLIGVFNGSDREKSAEAGEVSQQLSWIRSVIRR from the coding sequence ATGCTGGTCGCGAGCTCGGTACTCTCGTCCACTCCGGCCTCCGCCGTCATCGGCGGGTCCAAGAGCACCTACGGCCCGTGGGCGGTGCGCATGCTCGTGGACGGCAAACCGGCGTGCACGGGAACGGCGGTCGCACGCCAGTGGATCCTCACCGCCTCACACTGCTTCTACGAGCAGGCACAGCCGGTCGCCGACAAGCGGATCTCCTTCCGGGTGGGCCATCTCGACATGCGCAGGGGCACCACGGTCCGCCCTTTGCCGGGCAAGCGCGTGGGCAGCTCACACGCCGACATGATGCTCGTCAAGGTCCCGCCGATGAACGTCCGCACGGCGCAGCTGTCCACGGTCGGCGTGCACCGTGGCCAAGCTGTGCGGCAGTACGGGTGGGGTGCCACCTGCACCACGGACGAGAGCGCCTGCCAGTCCCCCGTCCTCAAGCAGTCGGACCTGAAGGTCGTACGGGCCGATGACCCGCTGTGCGCGGGCCACACCGCACCGGGCGGCCCCGACTTCTGCATGAAGAAGGTGTCCGGGATTCCCGCCGGGGGCGACTCCGGAGGCCCGGTGATGACCATCGGCCCGCGTGGCACCGAAACCCTCATCGGCGTCTTCAACGGTTCTGACCGGGAGAAGAGCGCCGAAGCCGGGGAGGTCTCCCAGCAACTCTCCTGGATCCGTTCAGTCATTCGGCGATAG
- a CDS encoding DUF6461 domain-containing protein has translation MTSPQHLQGLLADLGLEEAATFTAVHGRDEDAVIRLFGGNPEQCRPLRLEELREHYERDLILVSRSGPAVVVVENNNYQGSREEVLRPLSRQGRTASAYWNVNAVSQLSLAEDGLISSAFEMIAPEYTFGARPDAWQPLLEGLDLDDGHLWGVGLAAVERATGARFDNSWVRGPHRAVEITRVPEYLLGQGLIDSPLLKREPFISYLADLGPSLLQPMRHHALDLALVHAGLREHPLAVAALTAAALPADARVRLREDLTAAHDQALPRARALLIGEPEDFEPEWERPSHLVFRQAIVFGVLAQCVAAHLPAPTDGLPDILSSLVTAMTGDGARVEDFWMVKHLHDAARRS, from the coding sequence ATGACCTCACCCCAGCACCTTCAGGGTCTCCTCGCCGATTTAGGACTGGAGGAGGCAGCCACGTTCACGGCCGTGCACGGCCGTGACGAGGACGCCGTCATCCGGCTCTTCGGCGGCAACCCCGAGCAGTGCCGCCCCCTGCGGTTGGAGGAACTGCGCGAGCACTACGAAAGGGATCTCATCCTGGTCTCCCGGTCGGGACCTGCCGTCGTCGTCGTGGAGAACAACAACTACCAAGGTTCTCGCGAGGAGGTGCTGCGCCCGCTCTCCCGGCAGGGCCGCACCGCCAGCGCCTACTGGAACGTCAACGCGGTCTCCCAACTGAGCCTGGCCGAGGACGGGCTGATCTCCTCCGCTTTCGAAATGATCGCGCCCGAGTACACGTTCGGCGCGCGCCCCGACGCCTGGCAGCCCCTGCTGGAAGGCCTGGATCTGGACGACGGCCATCTGTGGGGCGTCGGTCTGGCGGCTGTCGAGCGCGCGACCGGTGCGCGATTCGACAACTCCTGGGTACGCGGCCCGCACCGCGCTGTGGAGATCACGCGGGTGCCGGAGTACCTGCTCGGGCAGGGACTCATCGACTCGCCCCTGCTCAAGCGGGAGCCCTTCATCAGCTATCTGGCCGACCTGGGTCCCTCGCTGCTTCAACCGATGCGGCACCACGCCCTGGACCTGGCCCTCGTACATGCGGGCCTACGCGAACACCCCTTGGCCGTAGCGGCACTGACAGCCGCTGCCCTCCCGGCCGACGCGAGAGTGCGACTGCGCGAGGACCTCACCGCCGCACACGACCAAGCGCTCCCCCGTGCTCGCGCGCTGCTGATCGGCGAGCCGGAAGACTTCGAACCCGAGTGGGAACGCCCCTCCCACCTCGTCTTCCGCCAGGCCATCGTCTTCGGTGTCCTGGCTCAGTGCGTCGCCGCCCATCTACCCGCCCCAACGGACGGGCTCCCCGACATCCTCAGCTCCTTGGTCACGGCGATGACCGGGGACGGCGCACGCGTCGAGGATTTCTGGATGGTCAAGCACCTGCACGACGCGGCACGAAGAAGCTGA
- a CDS encoding DUF1048 domain-containing protein produces MSIQDIIEGKKQWRAHMARVKALPPDYRIVYKEMQKYLFKVGPVDLLDGSLLPGIVDFFEEGAASGKGVLELIGPDVAAFCDDLIKDSRTYADLYQESIGAERGANEEARG; encoded by the coding sequence GTGAGCATCCAGGACATCATCGAGGGCAAGAAGCAGTGGCGCGCTCACATGGCCCGGGTCAAGGCGCTCCCGCCGGACTACCGGATTGTCTACAAGGAGATGCAGAAGTATCTGTTCAAGGTCGGACCTGTCGACCTGCTCGACGGGTCCCTGCTCCCCGGGATCGTCGACTTCTTCGAGGAAGGCGCGGCCTCGGGCAAGGGAGTCCTGGAACTCATCGGCCCCGACGTCGCCGCGTTCTGCGACGACCTGATCAAGGACTCACGCACGTACGCGGACCTCTACCAGGAATCGATCGGCGCGGAGCGAGGCGCGAACGAGGAAGCTCGTGGGTGA
- a CDS encoding DUF1048 domain-containing protein has translation MKFWETVTGSDLTRDWQAFEVRAEALPDDHRAAWGQIKVSLLPHGDFTGRNLIPILDSALGLLEQTAADGQNAYEVLGDDIQGFCTALVGGEGARTYRDRWREQLNRNVARKLNRLGG, from the coding sequence ATGAAGTTCTGGGAGACCGTCACGGGAAGTGATCTCACCAGGGACTGGCAGGCGTTCGAGGTCCGGGCCGAGGCTCTGCCCGACGACCATCGGGCAGCATGGGGCCAGATCAAGGTCAGCCTCCTTCCCCACGGTGACTTCACCGGCCGCAACTTGATCCCGATCCTCGACTCCGCCCTGGGGCTGCTCGAGCAGACCGCGGCGGACGGACAGAACGCCTACGAAGTCCTCGGCGACGACATCCAGGGCTTCTGCACGGCGTTGGTCGGCGGGGAAGGGGCCCGCACCTACCGCGACCGGTGGCGCGAGCAGTTGAACCGGAACGTCGCCAGGAAACTGAACCGGCTGGGAGGCTGA
- a CDS encoding PadR family transcriptional regulator, whose amino-acid sequence MDDLTEMLKGTLEGCVLEIINSEETYGYAITRRLNELGFADVVEGTVYTILLRLERNKLVQVTKRPSGVGPPRKFYALNDAGREELAKFWAKWQYVSSRIDKLREGGR is encoded by the coding sequence ATGGACGATCTGACGGAGATGCTGAAGGGCACGCTCGAAGGGTGCGTGCTCGAAATCATCAACAGCGAGGAAACCTACGGGTACGCCATCACCCGCCGACTGAACGAGCTCGGCTTCGCCGATGTCGTCGAGGGGACGGTGTACACCATCCTGCTGCGGCTGGAGAGGAACAAGCTCGTCCAGGTGACGAAACGGCCCTCCGGGGTCGGGCCACCGCGCAAGTTCTACGCACTCAACGACGCCGGACGCGAGGAACTCGCGAAGTTCTGGGCGAAATGGCAGTACGTGTCATCACGGATCGACAAGCTCAGGGAGGGCGGGCGATGA
- a CDS encoding barstar family protein: protein MTTIYVLDGRRIHTLEDFWLVMGEAVNGPGGYFGRNLDAFNDCLAGGFGTPDDDDFAVEWHDHAHSRQALGHTETARQLEIRLGRCHPTNRPRVARELAEARAGEGPTVFDWLIEIFDDQVPEALVLL from the coding sequence GTGACGACGATCTACGTACTGGATGGCAGGCGGATCCACACGCTGGAGGACTTCTGGCTGGTGATGGGTGAGGCGGTCAACGGCCCCGGCGGTTACTTCGGACGGAACCTCGACGCCTTCAACGACTGCTTGGCGGGCGGATTCGGCACACCGGACGACGATGACTTCGCAGTGGAATGGCACGATCACGCGCACTCCCGGCAGGCCCTTGGGCATACGGAAACAGCACGCCAACTGGAGATCCGGCTGGGGCGCTGCCACCCCACGAATCGCCCCAGGGTGGCCCGGGAACTCGCCGAGGCGCGCGCCGGCGAGGGGCCGACGGTCTTCGACTGGTTGATCGAGATCTTCGACGACCAGGTGCCCGAGGCTCTGGTGCTGCTGTGA
- a CDS encoding DUF6411 family protein — MVIVGIVAVCVVLAVLAFLVPRLSRHPERGTQRTLGAGSRAGGKAPGILGRLFSKPFRSSSKAVGRSGSAGRRARGRMPF, encoded by the coding sequence GTGGTGATTGTCGGCATCGTCGCAGTTTGTGTCGTTCTGGCGGTCCTCGCCTTCCTCGTGCCCCGCCTCTCCCGCCACCCCGAACGCGGTACGCAGCGCACCCTGGGGGCCGGGTCGCGTGCAGGCGGCAAGGCTCCGGGCATCCTGGGCCGGCTCTTCAGCAAGCCCTTCCGCAGCAGCTCCAAGGCGGTGGGCCGCAGTGGCTCCGCCGGACGCCGCGCCCGGGGCCGTATGCCCTTCTGA
- a CDS encoding phospholipase D-like domain-containing protein translates to MTSTQDPTELNTPLPDETGGPDFEARVARIRRRLERLIGIAATEGNALVPLRNGDEIFAAMLAGIRRAEHTVDMMTFVYWKGDIALQFAETLAERARAGVRVRLLLDGFGSRLIETEQLAVMEQAGVQVAWFRKPLYLSPLKQNHRCHRKVLVVDEETAFTGGVGIAEEWCGDARNEHEWRDTHVEVRGPAVDGIAAAFAQNWAECHDELFDERDRFIDHRPQGGAIVQVVRGSASFGWQDMQTLLRVMLESAEERFRLSTAYFSPDTYFVELLCATARHGVEVEIVLPGPHTDKRVCQLAGQHHYEELTACGVKIYQYQPTMMHAKIITVDGVAALIGSTNFNRRSLDHDEEVMLAILDQEFTATLDEHFDADTAVSELIRPDRWKKRSAVQRIREVAVQPIRRFL, encoded by the coding sequence ATGACCAGTACGCAGGATCCCACCGAGCTGAATACGCCGCTGCCCGATGAAACGGGTGGGCCTGACTTCGAGGCCCGTGTCGCGCGGATACGACGACGTCTGGAGCGGCTGATCGGGATCGCGGCGACCGAAGGCAACGCGCTCGTTCCCTTGCGCAACGGGGACGAGATCTTCGCGGCCATGCTCGCGGGGATCCGCCGTGCCGAGCACACGGTGGACATGATGACCTTCGTGTACTGGAAGGGCGACATCGCCCTCCAGTTCGCCGAGACGCTCGCCGAGCGAGCCCGAGCCGGGGTGCGGGTGCGGCTGCTCCTCGACGGGTTCGGCAGCCGGTTGATCGAGACCGAGCAACTGGCTGTGATGGAACAGGCCGGGGTGCAGGTGGCGTGGTTCCGAAAGCCCCTGTACCTCTCACCGCTCAAGCAGAACCACCGCTGTCATCGCAAGGTCCTAGTCGTCGACGAGGAGACCGCGTTCACCGGCGGGGTCGGCATCGCCGAGGAATGGTGCGGCGATGCCCGCAACGAGCACGAGTGGCGCGACACGCACGTGGAGGTCCGCGGGCCCGCTGTGGACGGTATCGCGGCAGCGTTCGCACAGAACTGGGCCGAGTGCCATGACGAACTCTTCGACGAAAGGGACCGGTTCATCGACCACCGCCCGCAGGGCGGCGCCATCGTGCAGGTCGTGCGCGGCTCGGCGAGCTTCGGCTGGCAGGACATGCAGACGCTGCTCCGTGTGATGCTGGAATCGGCCGAGGAACGCTTCCGGCTGTCCACCGCCTACTTCTCCCCCGACACGTACTTCGTCGAACTCCTCTGTGCCACCGCGCGGCACGGCGTCGAGGTGGAGATCGTGCTCCCCGGCCCGCACACCGACAAGCGGGTCTGCCAGCTGGCGGGCCAGCACCACTACGAAGAGCTCACCGCGTGCGGGGTCAAGATCTACCAGTACCAGCCGACGATGATGCACGCCAAAATCATCACCGTCGACGGCGTCGCCGCGTTGATCGGCTCCACCAACTTCAACCGTCGCTCCCTCGACCACGACGAGGAAGTGATGCTCGCCATCCTGGACCAGGAGTTCACCGCCACCCTCGATGAACACTTCGACGCCGACACCGCAGTCAGCGAACTGATCCGGCCAGACCGCTGGAAGAAGCGTTCCGCCGTCCAGCGGATCCGAGAAGTGGCCGTCCAGCCCATCCGCCGCTTCCTGTGA
- a CDS encoding dihydrofolate reductase family protein, giving the protein MSELLVDFITSLDGYASGEGWPGFWGLEGPEYLAWLGAQPEVTYLMGANTYRLMSGFAAGEVPGGQEEFRPEEEASVDELTQASKVVFSSTLKEPLTWANSTLVRDDAVETVRAMKASGSGLLSTIGSLSLCRSLLRAGLVDRFRVVMFPVITGATGDERIYDGYPDLALDMLEHHTFDGRIQLVEYKPRVLDHPPLGAPA; this is encoded by the coding sequence ATGTCGGAGCTTCTCGTCGACTTCATCACCTCCCTCGACGGCTACGCATCGGGAGAGGGTTGGCCCGGGTTCTGGGGTCTTGAGGGCCCGGAGTACCTCGCCTGGCTCGGTGCGCAGCCCGAGGTCACCTACCTGATGGGAGCGAACACCTACCGCCTGATGTCGGGCTTCGCCGCAGGCGAGGTCCCGGGCGGCCAGGAGGAATTCAGGCCCGAGGAAGAGGCGTCCGTCGACGAGCTCACGCAAGCGTCCAAGGTGGTGTTCTCCTCCACACTCAAGGAGCCCCTGACGTGGGCCAACTCCACGCTCGTCCGCGACGACGCCGTCGAGACGGTCCGCGCCATGAAGGCGAGTGGCTCGGGGCTCCTCAGCACGATCGGCAGCCTCAGCCTGTGCCGGTCCCTGCTGCGCGCCGGCCTCGTCGACCGCTTCCGGGTCGTGATGTTCCCGGTGATCACCGGGGCCACGGGCGACGAACGCATCTACGACGGCTATCCGGACCTCGCCCTCGACATGCTTGAGCACCACACCTTCGACGGCCGCATCCAGCTGGTCGAGTACAAGCCCCGCGTACTCGACCACCCGCCGCTCGGCGCCCCCGCATGA